The proteins below come from a single Candidatus Hydrogenedens sp. genomic window:
- the argS gene encoding arginine--tRNA ligase, with the protein MLDIIKKLKSKLISNFEGIGDKDILISSPPDIKMGDVSIPLFALSKKLNIPLPELSEKCVPLVKIETFVDKVERVGGYLNLFLNRDVTAGEIIKKVLTENKLFGSSFSGKGKKALIEHTSINPNASPHVGRARNAMIGDSLSRIFRFEGYDTEVHYYVNDMGRQIGLLVLISDEIENLDFNGILQAYVRANQRAENDLEFAQKGYDLLAKMEQGDEDVRKKFFHVTDMCLKGQLQVLKRLGVDYDYFDRESNFIESEELNKVLEVLKTKEALFIDEEQRLTVDLAPLGYAQEEGRYFVLRRANGSSMYGYRDLAYTIYKGHRGADEDIIVLGEDHKLYLQQISLILSSAGYKPPVPVFYSYILLKEGKMSTRQGNVVLLSDFLDTASELAFKRVQEQCKELSEEEQKLIAEQVAVSAIRFAVLRVTPTKNVIFDIESALSFEGDTGPYLQYSCARIKSILRKYGKEIPLNINDRIPIQQDEEWILVRKISEFPLTVLNSIEQRNPAIIAGYALDLAHTFTSFYHTCPVLQAEKEEVKVARLQICSATLQTMQNALHLLGISVPDRM; encoded by the coding sequence GTGTTAGATATAATAAAGAAGTTAAAAAGTAAACTTATTAGTAATTTTGAGGGAATTGGGGATAAAGATATTCTTATTTCTTCACCACCAGATATAAAAATGGGTGATGTGTCCATTCCCCTGTTTGCATTATCTAAAAAACTAAATATCCCATTGCCTGAATTATCGGAAAAGTGCGTGCCTCTGGTAAAAATAGAAACTTTTGTTGATAAAGTTGAACGAGTAGGCGGTTATTTAAATTTGTTCCTCAATAGAGATGTTACTGCGGGGGAAATTATTAAGAAGGTATTAACCGAGAACAAACTGTTTGGTTCTTCATTTTCAGGAAAGGGTAAAAAGGCTCTTATCGAACATACGAGTATTAATCCTAATGCAAGCCCTCATGTAGGACGCGCAAGAAATGCTATGATAGGCGATAGTTTATCTCGAATTTTTCGTTTTGAGGGCTATGATACGGAAGTTCATTACTATGTGAATGACATGGGACGGCAAATAGGTTTGTTGGTTCTCATTTCTGATGAAATTGAGAATTTAGATTTTAACGGGATATTGCAGGCTTATGTTCGGGCTAATCAACGAGCAGAAAACGACCTCGAATTTGCTCAAAAGGGATATGATTTATTGGCAAAGATGGAACAAGGGGATGAAGATGTTCGTAAAAAGTTTTTCCATGTAACAGATATGTGTTTGAAAGGGCAATTACAGGTATTGAAACGGTTAGGTGTAGATTATGACTATTTTGACAGGGAATCTAATTTTATTGAGTCAGAAGAATTGAATAAAGTTTTAGAGGTATTGAAAACGAAAGAGGCATTATTTATTGATGAAGAACAACGATTAACAGTGGATTTGGCTCCATTAGGATATGCACAGGAAGAAGGTAGGTATTTTGTTTTGCGTCGAGCCAATGGAAGTTCCATGTATGGCTATCGTGATTTGGCTTATACCATATATAAAGGACATCGGGGTGCTGATGAGGATATCATCGTTTTAGGAGAAGACCACAAGTTATATTTGCAACAAATTTCTTTAATCTTGTCCAGTGCTGGTTATAAACCCCCTGTTCCTGTATTCTATTCGTATATTTTGTTAAAAGAAGGAAAAATGTCAACAAGACAGGGCAATGTAGTACTCCTTTCCGACTTTTTAGATACTGCTTCTGAGTTGGCTTTTAAGAGGGTGCAAGAACAATGTAAGGAACTTTCAGAGGAAGAACAAAAACTTATTGCAGAACAGGTCGCTGTTTCTGCAATTCGTTTTGCTGTGCTTCGAGTAACTCCAACTAAAAATGTTATTTTTGATATAGAAAGTGCTTTGTCTTTTGAAGGGGATACAGGACCCTACTTGCAGTATAGTTGTGCTCGGATCAAGTCTATTCTTCGCAAATATGGAAAAGAGATTCCCTTGAATATCAATGACAGAATTCCAATACAACAAGATGAAGAATGGATATTAGTTCGAAAGATTTCAGAGTTCCCGTTGACGGTATTAAATAGTATTGAACAACGCAATCCGGCAATTATTGCAGGTTATGCCTTAGATTTAGCACATACTTTTACCTCTTTTTATCACACATGTCCTGTTTTACAGGCAGAAAAAGAGGAAGTAAAAGTAGCACGATTACAAATATGTTCTGCGACATTACAAACCATGCAGAATGCACTCCATCTTTTGGGAATTTCTGTCCCCGACAGAATGTAG
- the larA gene encoding nickel-dependent lactate racemase, with the protein MQKKYNTNNLLNKIPISLFYNNQEIKTSLPQEGFKGIFELQFSKTQNLPEQLFEKAVQNPIGNPLNPFYQKINNLNISIAISDTFRYTGLEQFIKVMMDKLFACGASPEKLKFLVSVGSHRPPTETELQSLLTPEIYNTFKQNIFIPKPDNLEQYEYLGKTKRGTPVYIFKEVINSDLIILTGTILYHYFAGFGGGRKLIVPGLSALPTIRHNHALSIYPEKCEIHPDVRLGKLEGNPVAEDLMEATLLTQKNYFIVNTVLSPDKKILKIFCGDLIKAHLTGAEFAKKVYSISVPEFADIVIASAGDAKNFLQSHKALVNAWQARKKPYGKIIFIAPCIEGLGGYQFQKWLEIGNPEQLVTHLRNNGEVNGQTVISTLEKSPHTYFLTEMDEKRVNLLGGTKISSIEEGFQLAREELKKVGISKPSWIFLPHASYSVPYISGEK; encoded by the coding sequence ATGCAAAAAAAATATAACACAAATAATTTATTAAATAAAATACCCATTTCTCTATTTTACAACAATCAAGAGATAAAAACATCTCTTCCACAGGAAGGATTTAAGGGAATTTTTGAATTGCAATTTTCAAAAACACAAAATTTGCCTGAACAACTATTTGAAAAAGCGGTTCAAAATCCTATCGGTAATCCCCTAAACCCCTTCTATCAAAAAATAAATAATCTAAATATTTCTATTGCTATTTCGGATACTTTCCGATATACAGGTCTTGAACAGTTTATTAAAGTAATGATGGATAAACTATTTGCTTGCGGAGCCAGTCCTGAAAAATTAAAGTTTTTAGTATCTGTAGGTTCTCATCGTCCTCCAACAGAAACAGAGTTGCAATCACTTTTGACACCTGAAATATATAATACTTTCAAACAAAATATATTTATTCCGAAACCAGATAATTTAGAACAATATGAGTATTTGGGAAAAACAAAAAGAGGAACACCTGTATATATATTTAAAGAGGTTATAAACAGCGACCTTATAATTTTAACAGGAACTATTCTGTACCATTACTTTGCAGGTTTTGGAGGAGGTAGAAAATTAATAGTCCCCGGCTTATCCGCATTACCTACCATTCGACACAATCATGCATTAAGTATTTATCCAGAAAAATGTGAAATCCATCCAGATGTAAGACTTGGAAAATTAGAAGGTAATCCTGTTGCAGAGGATTTAATGGAAGCAACATTACTTACTCAAAAAAATTATTTCATTGTTAATACCGTTCTTTCTCCAGATAAAAAGATATTAAAAATCTTTTGTGGAGATTTAATTAAAGCACATCTAACCGGAGCCGAATTTGCAAAAAAAGTGTATTCTATTAGTGTCCCTGAATTTGCAGATATAGTAATTGCTTCTGCAGGAGATGCGAAAAATTTTCTCCAAAGTCATAAAGCCCTTGTAAATGCATGGCAAGCAAGAAAAAAACCTTACGGAAAAATAATTTTTATTGCTCCTTGCATAGAAGGATTAGGTGGTTATCAATTTCAAAAGTGGCTTGAAATAGGAAACCCAGAACAATTAGTTACTCATCTACGGAATAATGGAGAAGTCAATGGACAGACCGTAATATCCACTTTAGAAAAATCTCCTCATACATATTTTCTTACAGAAATGGATGAAAAAAGGGTAAACCTATTGGGAGGCACAAAAATTAGTAGTATCGAAGAGGGTTTCCAATTAGCCCGTGAAGAACTCAAAAAAGTTGGGATTTCTAAGCCATCATGGATATTTTTACCACATGCTTCATACTCTGTCCCTTATATTTCAGGAGAAAAATAA
- a CDS encoding TIM barrel protein, with protein sequence MKRRSFFITCASTIVSGAFFASKKGYGAIPDDKPFSKVKLRMSAPLDWFPGRKPEEKLEAVASWGLPAYEWLNPKGDFKAIRSKADALGLELSCIVGVGAIAPRQMVDETDHDRLEKQFRERIEVAKQLNCKRLIGLTGNERNDVSRDVQKENVIKCLKRLAPIAEDNQVSIVVEALNPLVDHRGYFLCRTDDTMEILKEVNSPNVKMLFDIYHQQITEGNVIRNLTENISRIGHFHVADNPGRKEPGTGELNYHNIFKAIAQTDYKGFVALECGHSTDNYEDTLRATLSCLEGI encoded by the coding sequence ATGAAAAGAAGAAGTTTTTTTATTACCTGTGCAAGCACTATAGTAAGTGGTGCATTTTTTGCAAGTAAAAAAGGATATGGAGCAATTCCTGATGATAAGCCTTTTTCCAAAGTTAAGTTAAGAATGTCTGCCCCATTGGACTGGTTTCCGGGACGGAAACCTGAAGAAAAATTAGAAGCAGTTGCAAGTTGGGGGTTGCCTGCCTACGAATGGCTTAATCCCAAAGGTGATTTTAAGGCAATTCGTAGTAAAGCAGATGCACTGGGATTGGAGTTGAGTTGTATTGTAGGTGTAGGAGCCATAGCACCCAGACAGATGGTAGATGAAACAGACCATGACCGCCTTGAAAAGCAATTCCGTGAAAGAATTGAAGTAGCCAAGCAATTGAATTGTAAGCGATTAATTGGATTGACAGGCAATGAACGCAATGATGTTTCTCGAGATGTGCAGAAGGAAAATGTAATTAAATGCCTGAAAAGATTAGCCCCTATTGCAGAGGATAATCAGGTATCTATTGTCGTCGAAGCTTTAAATCCACTGGTTGACCATCGTGGGTATTTTTTGTGTAGAACAGATGATACAATGGAAATCCTTAAAGAAGTAAACAGTCCGAATGTTAAGATGTTGTTTGATATATATCATCAACAGATAACAGAAGGGAATGTTATTCGGAACTTAACAGAAAATATAAGTCGCATAGGACATTTTCATGTGGCGGATAATCCGGGGAGAAAAGAACCTGGAACGGGAGAGTTAAATTACCACAATATTTTTAAAGCCATTGCCCAAACCGACTACAAAGGTTTTGTGGCTCTGGAATGTGGACATTCTACCGATAATTATGAAGATACATTAAGGGCTACCTTGTCCTGTCTTGAAGGTATTTAA
- a CDS encoding prepilin-type N-terminal cleavage/methylation domain-containing protein, with product MKKTKRTYNRGFSLIEIITVLAVLSVLSTIGVVMFGKIMDYRRQSEIRQAININYLRLINRLQLDFDQIVPPTFTKGCLTSIRHIENEKRYQSVPLDNDKISFPILYVNSEDKNTIMRVFYYIDRSLGGVPALVRVVSPLGQKEPSGAREIIMTGVLAMKIHCYDGNNWLEQWDKPFYPKAVKVSFVLVDENRIWEQVVRESTFWLGNIL from the coding sequence ATGAAGAAAACGAAACGAACATATAATAGAGGCTTTTCTTTAATTGAGATTATTACAGTTCTAGCTGTTCTTTCCGTGCTGTCTACTATTGGCGTAGTTATGTTCGGTAAGATTATGGATTATCGGCGTCAATCTGAGATTCGGCAGGCTATTAATATTAATTATTTAAGATTAATAAATCGGTTACAATTAGATTTTGACCAGATAGTTCCTCCAACATTTACAAAAGGCTGTTTAACTTCAATTCGACATATTGAAAATGAAAAACGATACCAATCCGTTCCTTTAGATAACGATAAAATATCGTTTCCTATCCTTTATGTAAATTCTGAAGATAAGAATACAATTATGCGGGTGTTTTACTATATAGACCGAAGTTTGGGGGGTGTTCCTGCTCTTGTTAGGGTAGTAAGTCCTTTAGGACAAAAAGAGCCAAGTGGAGCCAGGGAAATTATCATGACAGGTGTTCTTGCAATGAAAATTCATTGCTATGATGGGAATAATTGGTTAGAGCAATGGGATAAACCTTTTTATCCAAAAGCAGTGAAAGTGAGTTTCGTTTTAGTAGATGAAAACAGGATATGGGAACAAGTAGTGCGCGAAAGCACTTTTTGGTTAGGGAATATTCTATGA
- a CDS encoding type II secretion system protein GspK encodes MKSMFNKNQKSFYTSSKKGVALMIAISLLGVFALLGMYYVRDAETEMRRTVLLLDEMRVREYAKTGISSALVELEKAWRTDTVSELIDKCPLEFSYPYYKQEYKGNGTFALEPSDTISVNVKVWITDESGKINLNCSPASVLQKILNTNGEIARRIVSNLPNSGVSSSTGEWFYLVEELYGTKGFIQGEFNEQIINFVSTWNAGNPNNPVPYLNINKAPVEVLMALFNINSDEAQKITNARPIKSMNDLITILGKPTTGYNIKVDNMSSNWQFPFTEKSNSFKVSVIAELSREVSGKKYNRVFASKEAGIVFVEGNPMVVWNRNIPAEKIKN; translated from the coding sequence ATGAAATCTATGTTCAATAAAAACCAAAAATCGTTTTATACTTCAAGTAAAAAAGGTGTGGCTTTAATGATAGCCATATCCTTATTAGGAGTTTTTGCCTTATTAGGAATGTATTATGTGCGTGATGCAGAAACTGAAATGAGAAGGACTGTCCTGCTTTTAGATGAAATGAGGGTAAGAGAATATGCAAAAACGGGTATAAGTTCCGCATTGGTAGAGTTAGAAAAGGCATGGCGAACGGATACAGTTTCGGAATTAATAGATAAATGTCCTCTTGAGTTTAGTTACCCTTACTATAAACAAGAATATAAGGGAAATGGGACTTTTGCATTAGAACCATCGGATACAATAAGTGTTAATGTGAAAGTCTGGATAACAGACGAAAGTGGAAAAATAAATTTAAATTGCAGTCCAGCAAGTGTGCTGCAGAAAATATTAAATACAAATGGCGAAATAGCGAGAAGAATTGTTTCAAATTTGCCAAATTCAGGAGTATCCTCGTCCACAGGGGAATGGTTTTATCTGGTAGAAGAACTATATGGTACAAAGGGGTTCATTCAGGGAGAGTTTAATGAACAAATAATAAATTTTGTTTCCACATGGAATGCGGGCAATCCCAATAATCCTGTTCCTTATTTGAATATTAATAAAGCACCTGTCGAAGTTTTAATGGCTTTGTTTAACATAAATTCTGATGAAGCACAGAAAATTACAAATGCCCGTCCGATAAAATCAATGAATGACCTAATTACAATATTGGGGAAACCTACAACGGGGTATAATATAAAAGTTGATAATATGTCCTCGAATTGGCAGTTCCCGTTTACAGAAAAGTCAAACAGTTTTAAGGTTTCAGTTATAGCAGAACTTAGTAGAGAAGTTTCGGGCAAGAAATACAACCGTGTTTTTGCTTCAAAAGAAGCAGGTATTGTGTTTGTAGAAGGTAATCCGATGGTTGTTTGGAATAGAAATATCCCGGCAGAAAAAATAAAAAATTGA
- a CDS encoding radical SAM protein — MKLFSYKKTQKKNVKILYILPSHYDDDGYPYHFWKGLLPSNTLVCMRALTQKLINEKKFEEQFEVHVEIRDEFVQRIDVDKIVHESKKRDEILIVGLVGVQTNMFARASDLAIMFRKYQVPVIIGGFHVSGVMKLFGPDAPDLKFLMDKGVSFVCGEVEGDGVLSNILNDAINGKLQPYYRVLESPDIQDAPIPVADPEYLKHFMQPMCTIDTSRGCPFNCSFCTIINVQGRKIRCRSAEKILQIVEQNYDNGFFSYFFTDDNMSRSPIWKELFMGLIELKQKGKKIRFMMQIDTQSWKIPDFVRMASEAGCYLVFIGMESVNPQNLVLMGKTQNKTSEYAEMVETWHKAGVLVHVGYILGMPCDTPQSILHDVKLLKTEVKVDEASFFIMTPLPGSKDHKERLERGEQISEDYNNYDSCHETFPHPNFKVGELKKSWLKAWSLFYSKDNIIDILLRCPPEQYWNAFWLTLWNRYSTLLSNHPMSMGFLRKKGRKERRQTMEMESIGAFLHRRIKDFVNQVKVIMQVFYEYQEIWLLTRKQLKEKRDSLASAYSYLQEIRAHLIQILQSNQYAQFVSQEYEQIIQKTNELLLQLSQTSGQMNRKIQRKLEQQLSGLKEQVNSFKSCVPNFENLIRFDSLVKKKIICSYEEIMIKSVAHRRKINRWWIGLKHDLSIGRFRWQKMFYIPGVLFFEIFTGLRFAISAVRMK; from the coding sequence ATGAAATTGTTTTCGTATAAAAAAACACAAAAGAAAAATGTAAAAATTCTTTATATTCTTCCTTCACATTATGATGATGATGGTTATCCTTATCATTTCTGGAAAGGATTATTGCCATCCAATACACTTGTATGTATGAGGGCTCTGACACAAAAGTTGATTAATGAAAAGAAATTTGAGGAACAATTTGAGGTTCATGTCGAAATAAGAGATGAATTTGTTCAAAGGATAGATGTAGATAAAATTGTCCATGAAAGTAAAAAACGAGATGAAATTTTGATAGTAGGGCTGGTAGGTGTGCAGACCAATATGTTCGCACGGGCAAGTGATTTGGCTATAATGTTTCGCAAATATCAAGTGCCCGTGATAATAGGAGGCTTTCATGTTAGTGGGGTTATGAAACTGTTCGGACCTGATGCCCCTGATTTGAAATTTTTAATGGATAAGGGTGTGAGTTTCGTTTGTGGCGAAGTAGAAGGAGACGGTGTCCTTTCTAATATATTGAATGATGCTATAAATGGCAAACTACAACCGTATTATAGGGTGTTAGAATCTCCTGATATTCAGGATGCCCCTATCCCTGTAGCAGACCCCGAATATTTAAAACACTTTATGCAACCAATGTGTACGATAGATACAAGCCGTGGATGTCCATTTAATTGTTCTTTCTGCACCATAATTAATGTTCAGGGTAGGAAAATTAGGTGTCGTTCTGCAGAAAAGATTTTACAAATAGTTGAGCAAAATTATGACAACGGGTTTTTCAGTTATTTCTTTACAGATGACAATATGTCCCGTTCTCCTATCTGGAAAGAACTTTTTATGGGACTTATAGAATTAAAACAAAAAGGTAAAAAAATTCGATTCATGATGCAAATTGATACGCAATCATGGAAAATCCCTGATTTTGTTCGTATGGCATCAGAAGCAGGATGTTATCTTGTTTTTATCGGAATGGAAAGTGTTAATCCACAAAATCTTGTATTGATGGGAAAAACACAAAATAAAACATCCGAATATGCGGAGATGGTAGAAACATGGCATAAGGCAGGGGTTCTTGTCCATGTGGGTTATATTTTAGGTATGCCTTGTGATACTCCACAAAGCATTCTCCATGATGTTAAATTGTTAAAAACTGAAGTAAAGGTTGATGAAGCCTCTTTTTTCATTATGACGCCACTTCCAGGTTCTAAAGACCATAAAGAGAGGTTAGAAAGAGGGGAACAAATATCAGAGGATTACAACAACTATGATAGTTGTCATGAAACTTTTCCGCATCCTAATTTCAAAGTAGGAGAGTTAAAAAAATCATGGCTAAAAGCATGGTCCCTTTTTTATTCCAAAGACAATATTATTGATATATTACTTCGTTGCCCGCCGGAACAGTACTGGAATGCTTTTTGGTTGACCTTGTGGAATCGCTATTCTACTCTATTAAGCAATCATCCTATGAGTATGGGATTTTTAAGAAAAAAGGGGCGGAAGGAGCGTCGTCAAACAATGGAAATGGAAAGTATCGGTGCTTTTTTACACAGAAGAATAAAAGATTTTGTTAATCAAGTTAAAGTAATTATGCAGGTATTTTATGAATATCAGGAAATATGGTTATTAACACGGAAACAGTTGAAAGAGAAAAGGGACTCTTTAGCCTCTGCTTATTCTTATCTTCAGGAAATTCGTGCCCATTTAATACAAATATTGCAGTCCAATCAATATGCCCAATTTGTATCTCAGGAGTATGAACAAATTATTCAAAAGACCAACGAGTTGCTATTACAATTATCCCAAACATCGGGACAGATGAATCGTAAAATACAGAGAAAGTTGGAACAGCAATTAAGTGGGTTAAAAGAACAGGTAAACAGTTTCAAGTCCTGTGTACCTAATTTTGAAAACTTAATCCGATTTGATTCCCTGGTAAAGAAGAAGATAATTTGTAGTTACGAAGAAATAATGATAAAATCAGTTGCCCATCGAAGAAAAATTAATCGTTGGTGGATAGGATTAAAACATGATTTATCTATTGGAAGATTTCGATGGCAAAAGATGTTTTATATACCAGGAGTATTGTTTTTTGAAATTTTTACAGGATTGAGATTTGCCATATCAGCAGTTCGGATGAAGTAA
- a CDS encoding type II secretion system protein, protein MARKNYNKNKMLWLKRTRGFTLIELIVALAVVSIAITALVQMFTLSLNLAQTSQNALLASNLANEKLNYLKNCPEKFIWKISEANDKEGVFPILTSEDEAKAGNVADIPIIAPPDWASFRNYKNISQKFRWKAFGKLLPEDNSYYEIVVTVIYKEFGRTKYYTINSIIPRFQIDKVIKK, encoded by the coding sequence ATGGCAAGAAAAAATTATAATAAGAATAAAATGTTATGGTTGAAGAGAACAAGAGGTTTTACTTTAATCGAGTTAATTGTTGCACTGGCTGTGGTAAGCATAGCAATAACTGCATTAGTGCAGATGTTTACATTAAGTTTAAATCTGGCACAAACATCTCAAAATGCCCTATTAGCCAGTAATTTAGCAAATGAAAAATTGAATTATTTGAAAAATTGCCCAGAGAAATTTATCTGGAAAATTTCTGAGGCTAACGATAAAGAAGGAGTTTTTCCTATTTTAACATCAGAAGATGAAGCCAAGGCGGGGAATGTTGCGGATATACCTATTATAGCGCCCCCAGATTGGGCAAGTTTTAGAAATTATAAAAATATCTCACAAAAATTTCGATGGAAAGCATTCGGAAAATTATTGCCCGAAGATAATAGTTATTACGAAATAGTAGTTACTGTAATATATAAAGAATTTGGGCGAACGAAATATTATACAATCAATTCAATTATCCCTCGTTTCCAGATTGATAAGGTAATTAAGAAATGA
- a CDS encoding glycosyltransferase family 2 protein has protein sequence MKLSFVIPAYNEEMTIKPLVEGIIEHTSPHDVQIILIDDGSTDSTFQSMLKVQSEHPQVKIIKFRRNFGKSRALSAGFHEADGDIIIMMDADLQDDPKEIPRMIEKMQEGYDVVCGWKKRRLDPWHKTFPSKIYNAIIRYLFHVNLHDINTGFKAFRKEVVPYIPLYGEMHRLIAISASELGFKVTEIPVEHHPRKYGKSKFGFSRFFFGAVDVYTVWFLSRHSQSPSYFFTKRGLMAIGLGILCLLGGLSGFYLDGEQLHYVFLGTVGSVFVGIGFLTIGTGLIAEILRREFAMKQDFSIIECVLSTKNSNLNPKD, from the coding sequence ATGAAATTATCATTTGTAATCCCTGCATATAACGAGGAAATGACCATAAAGCCCTTAGTTGAGGGTATTATTGAGCATACATCCCCTCATGATGTGCAAATTATTCTTATTGATGATGGAAGCACCGATTCAACTTTTCAATCTATGTTAAAAGTTCAATCGGAACATCCTCAGGTAAAAATTATAAAATTCCGCAGGAATTTCGGGAAAAGTCGTGCTTTATCTGCTGGTTTCCATGAAGCCGATGGGGACATTATTATTATGATGGATGCGGACTTACAGGATGACCCCAAAGAAATACCCCGAATGATTGAAAAAATGCAAGAGGGCTATGATGTTGTATGTGGATGGAAAAAACGACGACTTGACCCCTGGCATAAGACATTTCCATCAAAAATATACAATGCCATTATTCGATATCTATTTCATGTAAACCTACATGATATTAATACCGGCTTCAAAGCGTTTCGAAAAGAGGTAGTTCCCTATATTCCTTTATATGGAGAAATGCATCGATTAATTGCCATATCTGCATCAGAATTGGGGTTTAAAGTAACAGAAATTCCGGTGGAACACCACCCGAGAAAATATGGAAAATCTAAATTTGGTTTCAGTCGCTTTTTCTTCGGGGCTGTAGATGTATACACCGTCTGGTTTTTATCGAGACATAGCCAGTCACCTTCCTATTTTTTCACCAAACGCGGATTAATGGCTATTGGATTAGGGATATTATGTTTATTGGGCGGTTTATCAGGTTTTTACTTAGATGGGGAACAACTTCACTATGTATTTTTAGGAACGGTCGGTTCTGTTTTTGTAGGTATTGGATTTTTAACCATTGGAACTGGTTTAATTGCAGAAATACTCCGCAGAGAATTTGCTATGAAACAAGACTTTTCTATTATTGAATGTGTTCTCTCCACAAAAAATAGTAATTTAAATCCAAAAGATTAA
- a CDS encoding type II secretion system F family protein: MAEKNAEGIKKIRKSTKGKVQSLSQIVSEEEVIRREPGVSNTFSMSLSFMRKSTVRYQEITDFLRQLIMLLESGTPLLKSLKTLAQRGQSEAIRGLINDMALYVEEGNPLWQAFDRHPRYFDTVFVNLIKASEASGTLTTVLQRLVDYRQRRDLLRRKVRGALFYPIVLVIACLGVLLLLTNFVVPQFRDMYEKQSIKIPPATELFFRVSDWFRVWWWLPIVLILILILFYQVWFIRNPLRRLSADRFKLKIPIIGKIIHKYAIVEMMRTWSLLLRSGLSMMSSLELTKYSIHNQAVAQSLQSLRDSIERGGGLEAPLRASADVIPPVVADMLITGEESGSIDKIAEQIADIYDNEVQVAVDSLGEALQPIFTIVVGIIVVTLFVSLFYPMISMIEQITNASV; the protein is encoded by the coding sequence ATGGCTGAGAAAAACGCCGAAGGAATTAAAAAAATTCGGAAATCCACAAAAGGAAAGGTACAGAGTCTCTCTCAAATCGTCAGTGAGGAAGAAGTAATTCGACGAGAACCTGGAGTTAGTAATACTTTCTCAATGAGTTTATCTTTTATGAGAAAAAGTACCGTTCGTTATCAGGAAATTACAGATTTTCTCCGACAATTGATAATGCTTCTGGAGTCCGGTACGCCTTTGTTGAAATCATTAAAGACTCTGGCTCAACGAGGTCAATCGGAAGCCATACGAGGATTGATTAATGATATGGCGTTATATGTAGAAGAGGGTAATCCCTTATGGCAAGCATTTGATAGACATCCGCGTTATTTTGATACCGTTTTTGTAAATTTAATCAAAGCCAGTGAAGCCAGTGGTACCCTTACTACAGTTCTACAACGATTAGTGGATTATCGCCAGAGAAGAGATTTGCTTCGAAGAAAAGTGCGTGGTGCTCTTTTCTATCCGATAGTCCTTGTAATTGCATGTTTGGGAGTGTTGTTGCTACTTACTAATTTCGTCGTTCCACAATTTCGAGATATGTATGAAAAACAGAGTATTAAAATTCCCCCTGCCACAGAACTGTTTTTTAGGGTTTCTGATTGGTTCCGTGTTTGGTGGTGGTTGCCTATTGTATTAATACTTATTCTGATATTGTTTTATCAGGTATGGTTCATCCGAAATCCACTTCGCCGATTATCTGCGGACCGTTTCAAGTTAAAAATCCCTATTATAGGAAAAATAATCCATAAATATGCTATCGTCGAAATGATGAGAACATGGTCATTGCTATTAAGAAGTGGGCTTTCCATGATGTCATCGTTGGAACTCACAAAATACTCTATTCATAATCAAGCAGTGGCTCAAAGTTTGCAATCTTTGCGAGATTCTATTGAACGCGGAGGTGGTTTGGAAGCACCTTTACGGGCTTCTGCTGATGTAATACCTCCTGTGGTTGCCGATATGTTGATAACAGGCGAAGAATCTGGAAGTATAGATAAGATAGCAGAACAAATCGCCGATATATACGATAACGAAGTTCAAGTAGCGGTTGATTCTTTAGGGGAAGCCTTGCAACCTATATTTACAATTGTTGTAGGTATTATTGTGGTTACTCTATTTGTTTCATTGTTCTATCCGATGATTAGTATGATAGAACAGATAACAAACGCCAGCGTCTAA